One genomic segment of Labilithrix sp. includes these proteins:
- a CDS encoding bifunctional metallophosphatase/5'-nucleotidase, producing MSSRALVAALVLVAACGGPTEPPVTPAPAPPPVAAADAAAPAAPIQVRLLAFNDFHGNLKPPTHKVPKVDGPVGGAAYFAAHLKRLATGHPNTVVVAAGDLVGASPLTSALFHDEPTIAVMNAIGLGVTAIGNHELDEGMDELLRLKRGGCHPKDGCKFEKEFPGSKFDWLAANVTRGAESPLPAYVIKEVGGVPIAFVGMPLEDTPRSVVPEGVAGLTFADEAKTANALVPEIKAKGANTIILLIHEGGDSRPPGLDECNDFKGAIVGITEKLDPAYKAVVSGHTHQLYNCKVGNRPVTSASSFGRVITTIDLDIDPKTKEPTRVVAHNHAVTHDVAPDPAVQAIVDKAAAAAAPMENRVIGRIGGTLAGGSRNGQESTLGRVIADAQLAATKKIGAKVAFVNAAGIRSDIVYAKSGEEKEDGLVTYGEAFAAQPFGNRLITMTVTGADLTACLGRELRGAGVYVSDGLVIKWDRESKDPPLLLLDGKPIKPTATLKITTNNFVADRDPALAKIEDRTPGVLDLEALEAYFATHKVVDPPKKSRLLKP from the coding sequence ATGAGTTCTAGGGCGCTCGTCGCCGCGCTCGTTCTCGTGGCGGCGTGCGGCGGCCCGACGGAGCCGCCGGTCACGCCCGCGCCCGCGCCGCCCCCGGTCGCCGCCGCCGACGCCGCCGCCCCCGCCGCGCCGATCCAGGTGCGCCTCCTCGCGTTCAACGACTTCCACGGCAACCTGAAGCCGCCCACGCACAAGGTCCCGAAGGTCGACGGCCCCGTCGGCGGCGCGGCCTATTTCGCGGCGCACCTGAAGCGGCTCGCGACCGGTCATCCCAACACCGTCGTCGTCGCGGCGGGCGACCTCGTCGGCGCGAGCCCCCTCACCTCCGCGCTCTTCCACGACGAGCCGACGATCGCGGTGATGAACGCGATCGGCCTCGGGGTGACGGCGATAGGCAATCACGAGCTCGACGAGGGCATGGACGAGCTCCTCCGCCTCAAGCGCGGCGGCTGCCACCCCAAGGACGGCTGCAAATTCGAAAAAGAGTTCCCCGGCTCGAAGTTCGATTGGCTCGCCGCCAACGTCACGCGCGGAGCCGAATCCCCACTCCCCGCTTACGTGATCAAGGAGGTCGGCGGAGTCCCGATCGCCTTCGTCGGCATGCCGCTCGAGGACACGCCGCGCTCGGTCGTCCCCGAGGGCGTCGCCGGCCTCACCTTCGCGGACGAAGCGAAGACCGCGAACGCCCTCGTCCCGGAGATCAAGGCCAAAGGCGCCAACACGATCATCCTCCTCATCCACGAAGGTGGGGACTCGAGGCCGCCGGGGCTCGACGAGTGCAACGACTTCAAGGGCGCGATCGTCGGCATCACCGAGAAGCTCGATCCCGCCTACAAGGCAGTCGTCAGCGGCCACACGCACCAGCTATACAACTGCAAAGTAGGCAATCGCCCCGTCACGAGCGCGAGCTCGTTCGGCCGCGTCATCACCACGATCGACCTCGACATCGATCCGAAGACGAAGGAGCCGACCCGCGTCGTCGCGCACAACCACGCCGTGACGCACGACGTCGCGCCGGACCCCGCCGTGCAAGCGATCGTCGACAAGGCCGCCGCCGCCGCGGCGCCGATGGAGAACCGCGTCATCGGCCGCATCGGAGGCACCCTCGCCGGCGGCTCGCGCAACGGCCAGGAGTCCACCCTCGGCCGCGTGATCGCCGACGCGCAGCTCGCCGCGACGAAGAAGATCGGCGCGAAGGTCGCGTTCGTGAACGCGGCCGGCATCCGGAGCGACATCGTGTACGCGAAGAGCGGCGAGGAGAAGGAGGACGGCCTCGTCACCTACGGCGAGGCCTTCGCCGCGCAGCCGTTCGGCAACCGCCTCATCACGATGACGGTCACCGGCGCCGACCTCACCGCCTGCCTCGGCCGCGAGCTCCGCGGCGCCGGCGTCTACGTCTCCGACGGCCTCGTCATCAAGTGGGACCGCGAGAGCAAGGACCCGCCGCTCCTCCTCCTCGACGGCAAGCCGATCAAGCCGACCGCGACCCTCAAGATCACGACGAACAACTTCGTCGCCGACCGCGACCCCGCCCTCGCGAAGATCGAGGATCGCACCCCCGGCGTCCTCGATCTCGAGGCGCTGGAGGCCTATTTTGCGACCCACAAAGTCGTGGATCCCCCGAAGAAGAGCCGGCTGCTAAAACCATAG
- a CDS encoding glycoside hydrolase family 16 protein translates to MRIWPVSLLIAAACGSFGTALPTADGGPDPDAPAPPGPPTPPGPPRPPELPDPATGWRLVWSDEFEDTEKWTREVSCDGGGNNEMQCYTAETKNAFALNGELHILALDDTPPGPQGKTYSSAKLVTKDTFLYGRIEARIRLPHGQGLWPAFWMLPAEAAYGEWPRSGEIDVVQAVNLGDGGGLQNEVHGVLHFGGPAHEKGDVTTPVPDAWTQFHVYAIEWQRDEIRWFVDEKHYATQRHWFTPGHPYPAPFDRRFRLMLNVAVGGNWPGAPNGATTFPQEMTVDYVHVYECAKDPDGGVGCGTRDPNVIPLDGG, encoded by the coding sequence ATGCGCATCTGGCCCGTCTCGCTCCTCATCGCAGCAGCGTGCGGCTCCTTCGGCACGGCCCTCCCCACCGCCGACGGCGGCCCCGACCCCGACGCGCCGGCGCCACCAGGGCCACCAACGCCGCCAGGACCGCCAAGACCGCCGGAGCTTCCCGATCCCGCCACCGGCTGGAGGCTCGTCTGGAGCGACGAGTTCGAAGACACGGAGAAATGGACGCGCGAGGTCAGCTGCGACGGCGGCGGCAACAACGAGATGCAGTGCTACACCGCCGAGACGAAGAACGCGTTCGCGCTGAACGGCGAGCTCCACATCCTGGCGCTGGACGACACTCCGCCGGGCCCGCAGGGCAAAACGTACTCGTCCGCAAAGCTCGTCACGAAGGACACGTTCCTTTACGGCCGAATCGAAGCACGAATCCGCCTCCCCCACGGACAGGGCCTCTGGCCCGCATTCTGGATGCTGCCGGCGGAGGCGGCGTACGGAGAGTGGCCGCGGAGCGGAGAGATCGACGTCGTGCAGGCCGTGAATCTCGGTGACGGCGGCGGTCTTCAGAATGAGGTCCACGGCGTGCTCCACTTCGGTGGCCCGGCCCACGAGAAGGGCGACGTCACGACACCGGTGCCGGACGCATGGACTCAGTTCCACGTCTACGCGATCGAATGGCAGCGCGACGAGATCCGCTGGTTCGTCGACGAGAAGCACTACGCGACGCAACGGCATTGGTTCACGCCCGGCCACCCCTATCCTGCGCCATTCGATCGACGGTTCCGCCTCATGCTCAACGTCGCCGTCGGCGGCAACTGGCCGGGCGCTCCGAACGGCGCAACGACGTTCCCGCAAGAGATGACCGTCGACTACGTGCACGTCTACGAATGCGCGAAGGATCCGGACGGCGGCGTCGGCTGCGGAACGAGGGACCCGAACGTGATACCGCTCGACGGCGGCTGA